A genomic segment from Salvia splendens isolate huo1 chromosome 13, SspV2, whole genome shotgun sequence encodes:
- the LOC121762370 gene encoding chaperone protein dnaJ 1, mitochondrial-like isoform X1, which yields MRRWLASSHKSLADKLLKTYAKSSDGVLCGKIPNLQRALLHSPCRWNHSPAAYQFGYRECLAGFAHNEMLLSRRFIHATGACRSEARDYYEILGMSGDATVDEIKKAFRALAKKYHPDANKNNPSAQRKFQEIREAYETLKDPDKKTHYDRLRRSSKTNGTRSSDNFNTGSSRFRHAHGAQFSDSFHKIFSEIFENETENVGGDIQVELMLTFSEAAHGCTKHLSFDADVPCDSCGGRGHPLDAQTILCPTCRGIGRVTIPPFTTTCSTCKGAGRIIKEYCTACGGSGACKGVRDARVTIPAGVDSGDTVRVARAGNSGAWGSTSGDLIIKIKVAEDPIFSRNGADLYVDKYISLTQVSLFLSDSLLFLLRLNIGRVPFCFCFSTAVELKFSFNAMQAILGGSVDVPTLSGKKQLTIPRGVQHGQLVKLRGQGLPKSGFMVTHGDQYIRFCIKLPPTVTERQRVILEEFEKESDEDSRSASSSWWQYWVRRSAWPEFVLEFSVLTMILLVLVKVLN from the exons ATGCGTCGATGGCTGGCGTCTTCGCACAAATCACTCGCCGATAAACTATTG AAAACTTATGCTAAATCCTCCGATGGAGTCTTATGTGGGAAAATTCCCAATTTACAGCGGGCATTGCTTCATTCTCCAT GTCGATGGAATCATTCACCAGCTGCTTATCAGTTCGGTTATAGGGAATGTCTGGCCGGTTTTGCACATAATGAGATGCTGTTGTCAAGGCGTTTTATCCACGCCACAG GAGCTTGTCGGTCTGAGGCACGTGATTACTATGAGATTCTTGGCATGTCTGGAGATGCCACGGTCGATGAGATTAAAAAGGCTTTTCGTGCT CTGGCGAAGAAGTATCACCCTGATGCCAATAAGAATAATCCTTCTGCACAGAGAAAATTTCAAGAGATAAGAGAGGCATATGAG ACTTTGAAAGATCCTGATAAGAAAACACATTATGACAGG TTGAGACGGAGTTCAAAAACAAATGGGACAAGGAGTTCAGATAATTTTAACACCGGCTCGAGTCGCTTTAGACATGCTCATGGAGCTCAGTTCTCTGATTCATTTCACAAAATTTTTTCTGAG ATTTTTGAAAATGAAACTGAAAATGTGGGTGGCGATATTCAG GTGGAACTTATGCTTACATTTTCTGAAGCTGCTCACGGATGCACTAAGCATTTGTCATTTGATGCAGATGTGCCATGTGATTCTTGCG GTGGCCGAGGCCATCCCTTGGATGCTCAGACAATTCTGTGTCCAACTTGCAGAGGCATTGGAAGA GTGACAATACCACCTTTTACCACAACTTGCAGTACTTGTAAAGGTGCTGGACGAATAATCAAG gaatactgcacagcttgcGGAGGATCAGGTGCGTGTAAAGGAGTCAGGGATGCCCGAGTAACTATACCGGCAG GTGTGGATTCTGGTGATACAGTTCGTGTAGCAAGAGCTGGTAATTCTGGTGCATGGGGAAGCACTTCTGGCGAcctaattattaaaataaag GTTGCAGAAGATCCCATATTTTCCAGAAATGGTGCTGATCTTTATGTTGACAAATATATTAGCCTTACACAAGTCAGTTTGTTCTTATCAGATTCTCTTTTGTTTTTGCTTCGTCTTAATATAGGAAGGGTTCCGTTTTGCTTTTGTTTTTCTACCGCAGTCGAGttgaaattttcttttaatGCCATGCAGGCCATTCTTGGTGGCAGTGTTGATGTGCCTACCCTTTCTGGAAAAAAGCAATTGACA ATTCCTCGGGGGGTTCAACATGGGCAATTGGTTAAGTTAAGAGGCCAAG GATTGCCAAAGAGTGGTTTCATGGTGACCCATGGAGATCAGTACATACGCTTCTGCATAAAACTTCCTCC CACCGTAACTGAGAGACAACGTGTAATACTAGAAGAATTTGAGAAGGAATCTGATGAAGATAGCAGATCAGCTTCCAGCAGTTG GTGGCAGTATTGGGTGAGACGTTCCGCTTGGCCTGAGTTTGTACTGGAGTTCTCCGTATTGACGATGATATTGCTAGTACTCGTCAAAGTCTTGAACTAG
- the LOC121762370 gene encoding chaperone protein dnaJ 1, mitochondrial-like isoform X4 — protein sequence MRRWLASSHKSLADKLLKTYAKSSDGVLCGKIPNLQRALLHSPCRWNHSPAAYQFGYRECLAGFAHNEMLLSRRFIHATGACRSEARDYYEILGMSGDATVDEIKKAFRALAKKYHPDANKNNPSAQRKFQEIREAYETLKDPDKKTHYDRLRRSSKTNGTRSSDNFNTGSSRFRHAHGAQFSDSFHKIFSEIFENETENVGGDIQVELMLTFSEAAHGCTKHLSFDADVPCDSCGGRGHPLDAQTILCPTCRGIGRVTIPPFTTTCSTCKGAGRIIKEYCTACGGSGACKGVRDARVTIPAGVDSGDTVRVARAGNSGAWGSTSGDLIIKIKVAEDPIFSRNGADLYVDKYISLTQAILGGSVDVPTLSGKKQLTIPRGVQHGQLVKLRGQGLPKSGFMVTHGDQYIRFCIKLPPTVTERQRVILEEFEKESDEDSRSASSSWWQYWVRRSAWPEFVLEFSVLTMILLVLVKVLN from the exons ATGCGTCGATGGCTGGCGTCTTCGCACAAATCACTCGCCGATAAACTATTG AAAACTTATGCTAAATCCTCCGATGGAGTCTTATGTGGGAAAATTCCCAATTTACAGCGGGCATTGCTTCATTCTCCAT GTCGATGGAATCATTCACCAGCTGCTTATCAGTTCGGTTATAGGGAATGTCTGGCCGGTTTTGCACATAATGAGATGCTGTTGTCAAGGCGTTTTATCCACGCCACAG GAGCTTGTCGGTCTGAGGCACGTGATTACTATGAGATTCTTGGCATGTCTGGAGATGCCACGGTCGATGAGATTAAAAAGGCTTTTCGTGCT CTGGCGAAGAAGTATCACCCTGATGCCAATAAGAATAATCCTTCTGCACAGAGAAAATTTCAAGAGATAAGAGAGGCATATGAG ACTTTGAAAGATCCTGATAAGAAAACACATTATGACAGG TTGAGACGGAGTTCAAAAACAAATGGGACAAGGAGTTCAGATAATTTTAACACCGGCTCGAGTCGCTTTAGACATGCTCATGGAGCTCAGTTCTCTGATTCATTTCACAAAATTTTTTCTGAG ATTTTTGAAAATGAAACTGAAAATGTGGGTGGCGATATTCAG GTGGAACTTATGCTTACATTTTCTGAAGCTGCTCACGGATGCACTAAGCATTTGTCATTTGATGCAGATGTGCCATGTGATTCTTGCG GTGGCCGAGGCCATCCCTTGGATGCTCAGACAATTCTGTGTCCAACTTGCAGAGGCATTGGAAGA GTGACAATACCACCTTTTACCACAACTTGCAGTACTTGTAAAGGTGCTGGACGAATAATCAAG gaatactgcacagcttgcGGAGGATCAGGTGCGTGTAAAGGAGTCAGGGATGCCCGAGTAACTATACCGGCAG GTGTGGATTCTGGTGATACAGTTCGTGTAGCAAGAGCTGGTAATTCTGGTGCATGGGGAAGCACTTCTGGCGAcctaattattaaaataaag GTTGCAGAAGATCCCATATTTTCCAGAAATGGTGCTGATCTTTATGTTGACAAATATATTAGCCTTACACAA GCCATTCTTGGTGGCAGTGTTGATGTGCCTACCCTTTCTGGAAAAAAGCAATTGACA ATTCCTCGGGGGGTTCAACATGGGCAATTGGTTAAGTTAAGAGGCCAAG GATTGCCAAAGAGTGGTTTCATGGTGACCCATGGAGATCAGTACATACGCTTCTGCATAAAACTTCCTCC CACCGTAACTGAGAGACAACGTGTAATACTAGAAGAATTTGAGAAGGAATCTGATGAAGATAGCAGATCAGCTTCCAGCAGTTG GTGGCAGTATTGGGTGAGACGTTCCGCTTGGCCTGAGTTTGTACTGGAGTTCTCCGTATTGACGATGATATTGCTAGTACTCGTCAAAGTCTTGAACTAG
- the LOC121762370 gene encoding chaperone protein dnaJ 1, mitochondrial-like isoform X3 gives MRRWLASSHKSLADKLLKTYAKSSDGVLCGKIPNLQRALLHSPCRWNHSPAAYQFGYRECLAGFAHNEMLLSRRFIHATGACRSEARDYYEILGMSGDATVDEIKKAFRALAKKYHPDANKNNPSAQRKFQEIREAYETLKDPDKKTHYDRLRRSSKTNGTRSSDNFNTGSSRFRHAHGAQFSDSFHKIFSEIFENETENVGGDIQVELMLTFSEAAHGCTKHLSFDADVPCDSCGGRGHPLDAQTILCPTCRGIGRVTIPPFTTTCSTCKGAGRIIKEYCTACGGSGACKGVRDARVTIPAGVDSGDTVRVARAGNSGAWGSTSGDLIIKIKVAEDPIFSRNGADLYVDKYISLTQVSLFLSDSLLFLLRLNIGRVPFCFCFSTAVELKFSFNAMQAILGGSVDVPTLSGKKQLTIPRGVQHGQLVKLRGQGLPKSGFMVTHGDQYIRFCIKLPPTVTERQRVILEEFEKESDEDSRSASSSWLYQRLSTG, from the exons ATGCGTCGATGGCTGGCGTCTTCGCACAAATCACTCGCCGATAAACTATTG AAAACTTATGCTAAATCCTCCGATGGAGTCTTATGTGGGAAAATTCCCAATTTACAGCGGGCATTGCTTCATTCTCCAT GTCGATGGAATCATTCACCAGCTGCTTATCAGTTCGGTTATAGGGAATGTCTGGCCGGTTTTGCACATAATGAGATGCTGTTGTCAAGGCGTTTTATCCACGCCACAG GAGCTTGTCGGTCTGAGGCACGTGATTACTATGAGATTCTTGGCATGTCTGGAGATGCCACGGTCGATGAGATTAAAAAGGCTTTTCGTGCT CTGGCGAAGAAGTATCACCCTGATGCCAATAAGAATAATCCTTCTGCACAGAGAAAATTTCAAGAGATAAGAGAGGCATATGAG ACTTTGAAAGATCCTGATAAGAAAACACATTATGACAGG TTGAGACGGAGTTCAAAAACAAATGGGACAAGGAGTTCAGATAATTTTAACACCGGCTCGAGTCGCTTTAGACATGCTCATGGAGCTCAGTTCTCTGATTCATTTCACAAAATTTTTTCTGAG ATTTTTGAAAATGAAACTGAAAATGTGGGTGGCGATATTCAG GTGGAACTTATGCTTACATTTTCTGAAGCTGCTCACGGATGCACTAAGCATTTGTCATTTGATGCAGATGTGCCATGTGATTCTTGCG GTGGCCGAGGCCATCCCTTGGATGCTCAGACAATTCTGTGTCCAACTTGCAGAGGCATTGGAAGA GTGACAATACCACCTTTTACCACAACTTGCAGTACTTGTAAAGGTGCTGGACGAATAATCAAG gaatactgcacagcttgcGGAGGATCAGGTGCGTGTAAAGGAGTCAGGGATGCCCGAGTAACTATACCGGCAG GTGTGGATTCTGGTGATACAGTTCGTGTAGCAAGAGCTGGTAATTCTGGTGCATGGGGAAGCACTTCTGGCGAcctaattattaaaataaag GTTGCAGAAGATCCCATATTTTCCAGAAATGGTGCTGATCTTTATGTTGACAAATATATTAGCCTTACACAAGTCAGTTTGTTCTTATCAGATTCTCTTTTGTTTTTGCTTCGTCTTAATATAGGAAGGGTTCCGTTTTGCTTTTGTTTTTCTACCGCAGTCGAGttgaaattttcttttaatGCCATGCAGGCCATTCTTGGTGGCAGTGTTGATGTGCCTACCCTTTCTGGAAAAAAGCAATTGACA ATTCCTCGGGGGGTTCAACATGGGCAATTGGTTAAGTTAAGAGGCCAAG GATTGCCAAAGAGTGGTTTCATGGTGACCCATGGAGATCAGTACATACGCTTCTGCATAAAACTTCCTCC CACCGTAACTGAGAGACAACGTGTAATACTAGAAGAATTTGAGAAGGAATCTGATGAAGATAGCAGATCAGCTTCCAGCAGTTG GCTTTATCAGCGGCTATCTACTGGTTGA
- the LOC121762370 gene encoding chaperone protein dnaJ 1, mitochondrial-like isoform X2, with amino-acid sequence MRRWLASSHKSLADKLLKTYAKSSDGVLCGKIPNLQRALLHSPCRWNHSPAAYQFGYRECLAGFAHNEMLLSRRFIHATGACRSEARDYYEILGMSGDATVDEIKKAFRALAKKYHPDANKNNPSAQRKFQEIREAYETLKDPDKKTHYDRLRRSSKTNGTRSSDNFNTGSSRFRHAHGAQFSDSFHKIFSEIFENETENVGGDIQVELMLTFSEAAHGCTKHLSFDADVPCDSCGGRGHPLDAQTILCPTCRGIGRVTIPPFTTTCSTCKGAGRIIKEYCTACGGSGACKGVRDARVTIPAGVDSGDTVRVARAGNSGAWGSTSGDLIIKIKVAEDPIFSRNGADLYVDKYISLTQVSLFLSDSLLFLLRLNIGRVPFCFCFSTAVELKFSFNAMQAILGGSVDVPTLSGKKQLTIPRGVQHGQLVKLRGQGLPKSGFMVTHGDQYIRFCIKLPPTVTERQRVILEEFEKESDEDSRSASSSCRLYQRLSTG; translated from the exons ATGCGTCGATGGCTGGCGTCTTCGCACAAATCACTCGCCGATAAACTATTG AAAACTTATGCTAAATCCTCCGATGGAGTCTTATGTGGGAAAATTCCCAATTTACAGCGGGCATTGCTTCATTCTCCAT GTCGATGGAATCATTCACCAGCTGCTTATCAGTTCGGTTATAGGGAATGTCTGGCCGGTTTTGCACATAATGAGATGCTGTTGTCAAGGCGTTTTATCCACGCCACAG GAGCTTGTCGGTCTGAGGCACGTGATTACTATGAGATTCTTGGCATGTCTGGAGATGCCACGGTCGATGAGATTAAAAAGGCTTTTCGTGCT CTGGCGAAGAAGTATCACCCTGATGCCAATAAGAATAATCCTTCTGCACAGAGAAAATTTCAAGAGATAAGAGAGGCATATGAG ACTTTGAAAGATCCTGATAAGAAAACACATTATGACAGG TTGAGACGGAGTTCAAAAACAAATGGGACAAGGAGTTCAGATAATTTTAACACCGGCTCGAGTCGCTTTAGACATGCTCATGGAGCTCAGTTCTCTGATTCATTTCACAAAATTTTTTCTGAG ATTTTTGAAAATGAAACTGAAAATGTGGGTGGCGATATTCAG GTGGAACTTATGCTTACATTTTCTGAAGCTGCTCACGGATGCACTAAGCATTTGTCATTTGATGCAGATGTGCCATGTGATTCTTGCG GTGGCCGAGGCCATCCCTTGGATGCTCAGACAATTCTGTGTCCAACTTGCAGAGGCATTGGAAGA GTGACAATACCACCTTTTACCACAACTTGCAGTACTTGTAAAGGTGCTGGACGAATAATCAAG gaatactgcacagcttgcGGAGGATCAGGTGCGTGTAAAGGAGTCAGGGATGCCCGAGTAACTATACCGGCAG GTGTGGATTCTGGTGATACAGTTCGTGTAGCAAGAGCTGGTAATTCTGGTGCATGGGGAAGCACTTCTGGCGAcctaattattaaaataaag GTTGCAGAAGATCCCATATTTTCCAGAAATGGTGCTGATCTTTATGTTGACAAATATATTAGCCTTACACAAGTCAGTTTGTTCTTATCAGATTCTCTTTTGTTTTTGCTTCGTCTTAATATAGGAAGGGTTCCGTTTTGCTTTTGTTTTTCTACCGCAGTCGAGttgaaattttcttttaatGCCATGCAGGCCATTCTTGGTGGCAGTGTTGATGTGCCTACCCTTTCTGGAAAAAAGCAATTGACA ATTCCTCGGGGGGTTCAACATGGGCAATTGGTTAAGTTAAGAGGCCAAG GATTGCCAAAGAGTGGTTTCATGGTGACCCATGGAGATCAGTACATACGCTTCTGCATAAAACTTCCTCC CACCGTAACTGAGAGACAACGTGTAATACTAGAAGAATTTGAGAAGGAATCTGATGAAGATAGCAGATCAGCTTCCAGCAGTTG CAGGCTTTATCAGCGGCTATCTACTGGTTGA
- the LOC121763090 gene encoding bZIP transcription factor 44-like produces the protein MATSSGTSSFENLDGAMDQRKRKRMQSNRESARRSRMRKQKHLDDLMAQAQQLREENARILSSIGATAQRCASVEAENSVLAAQVMELTQRLGSLDEILSYIGSASSGGGGCMFQSEEFQFGDGGAWNSVGLSHHPIMAEMFDY, from the coding sequence ATGGCTACATCGAGCGGAACGTCGTCGTTTGAGAATCTGGACGGCGCGATGGACCAGCGGAAGCGGAAGCGGATGCAGTCGAACCGCGAGTCGGCGCGGCGGTCGCGGATGCGGAAGCAGAAGCACCTGGACGACCTGATGGCGCAGGCGCAGCAGCTGCGGGAGGAGAACGCGCGGATCCTGAGCAGCATCGGCGCCACCGCGCAGCGCTGCGCGAGCGTGGAGGCGGAGAACTCGGTGCTCGCCGCGCAGGTGATGGAGCTCACGCAGAGGCTCGGATCTCTCGATGAGATCCTGAGCTATATCGGCTCGGCTAGCTCCGGCGGAGGAGGATGCATGTTTCAGTCGGAGGAGTTTCAGTTTGGCGACGGCGGGGCGTGGAACTCGGTGGGGCTGAGCCACCACCCAATCATGGCGGAGATGTTTGATTATTGA